One stretch of Methylococcus capsulatus DNA includes these proteins:
- a CDS encoding Uma2 family endonuclease: MSRPAERLAEYRDLFDLPEHVIGEILNGQLISQPRPAPKHVLVTSILGDELVGPFQRGRGGPGGWWILDEPELHLGPHILVPDLAGWRRERMPALPDEAYFTLAPDWVCEVLSAGTARIDRVVKMPIYAGQGVQWLWLVEPDLHTLEVFRLLDGHWLLEGAWQEADEVRAPPFAELAFSLADLWASTPAGGEEGAG; this comes from the coding sequence ATGAGCCGCCCCGCTGAACGCCTGGCCGAATACCGCGACCTGTTCGATCTACCCGAGCACGTCATCGGCGAAATCCTGAACGGCCAGCTCATTAGCCAGCCTCGCCCCGCGCCGAAGCACGTGCTCGTAACCTCCATCCTTGGCGATGAACTGGTCGGCCCGTTTCAGCGAGGGCGAGGCGGTCCCGGCGGCTGGTGGATTCTCGACGAACCCGAATTGCATCTGGGACCGCACATCCTGGTGCCCGACCTGGCCGGCTGGCGGCGCGAGCGGATGCCGGCCCTGCCGGACGAGGCCTACTTCACCCTGGCGCCGGATTGGGTGTGCGAAGTGCTCTCCGCCGGCACGGCACGCATCGACCGCGTGGTCAAGATGCCGATCTACGCCGGACAAGGCGTGCAATGGCTGTGGCTGGTGGAGCCGGATCTGCATACGCTGGAGGTCTTCCGCCTCCTCGACGGCCATTGGCTGCTGGAAGGCGCCTGGCAGGAAGCCGACGAGGTGCGCGCTCCGCCTTTTGCCGAGCTGGCGTTCTCCCTGGCCGATCTTTGGGCGTCCACGCCGGCTGGCGGCGAAGAGGGAGCGGGCTGA
- a CDS encoding vanadium-dependent haloperoxidase, producing the protein MTAAVAPPAASQQRCVAALQKAGAGVAGAAARAALQCVKASVEGKLAADGIGACLAARTPEIEHARGKTLAAAARECSEVPAFGPANPEDVNAAFSEASDMTALFGAELADVLESGGDHATARCQLTLAQSFAAFVRTELAEYHRCVRKRLKRNQASTAADLEACLGADSPRLRKLERNAMDRVARRCEGVAGRIAFPSLCASLPDGEPGACLIAEAHCSACTAVKQADRLSADCRKRGNYFAAPYCDSRPQRHWSVARQWNEEILDAIRLDNPRPGVHARNLFHLSLAMYDAWTAYGGESKPYLTAEHPASTDIEHDRRIAISYAAYRLLSRRYSEKLALGSVTSQARFDSRMARLGLDPGFTDTAGNTPAALGNRIAAAVLAFGDRDGAGEAANYQDLTYTPVNKPLIVKLPGIDLTDPSDPGYHLDPNRWQPLALDKTVSQNGIPLPGKVQTFIGSQWGGVIPFALPDAATAEALYDPGPPPRLGGEGDAEYKAQALRVIELASQLAADDGATMDISPASLGNNPLGSNEGTGHPVNPATGQPYTPQVVPRGDFGRLVAEFWADGPHSETPPGHWNAIANAVADSPGFPRRIGGAGPELDPLEWDVKTYFALNGALHDAAIACWGSKRKYDGVRPITMIRYMAKKGQSSDPSLPSYSPQGLPLKPGLVELITPETAAPGGRHAELVSAETGGRIGDVAVLSWPGSPPDPQTQVSGVHWVLGTAWLPYQRRTFVTPAFPGYISGHSTFSRAAAEVLAALTGSPYFPGGLMEFAARKDNYLIHERGPSVDLRLQWASYFDAADQAGQSRLWGGIHVEADDFAGRRIGQQVGRKAFAKAMEYFGGAADR; encoded by the coding sequence GTGACTGCCGCGGTCGCACCTCCGGCGGCCTCCCAGCAGCGCTGTGTCGCCGCACTCCAGAAAGCCGGGGCAGGTGTGGCCGGCGCGGCGGCCCGCGCTGCACTCCAGTGCGTTAAAGCCTCGGTAGAGGGAAAGCTCGCGGCAGACGGAATCGGCGCATGCCTTGCCGCCCGGACCCCCGAGATCGAGCACGCCAGGGGCAAAACCCTCGCCGCCGCGGCACGGGAATGCAGCGAGGTGCCGGCATTCGGTCCGGCGAATCCGGAGGACGTCAACGCCGCATTTTCCGAGGCATCTGACATGACCGCCCTGTTCGGCGCCGAGCTTGCCGACGTGCTGGAATCGGGCGGCGACCACGCCACGGCGCGCTGCCAACTGACACTCGCGCAGTCTTTCGCCGCCTTCGTCAGGACCGAGCTGGCCGAGTACCACCGCTGCGTCCGAAAACGCCTGAAGCGGAACCAGGCGAGTACGGCGGCCGATCTGGAAGCCTGCCTGGGTGCCGATTCCCCGCGCCTGCGGAAACTGGAACGAAATGCCATGGACCGCGTTGCCCGCCGCTGTGAAGGGGTCGCCGGGCGCATCGCCTTCCCCAGCCTCTGCGCCAGCCTGCCCGACGGAGAGCCCGGCGCCTGCCTGATCGCTGAGGCCCATTGCAGCGCCTGCACCGCAGTCAAGCAAGCCGACCGCCTGTCCGCCGACTGCCGCAAACGCGGCAACTATTTTGCGGCCCCCTATTGCGACAGCCGTCCGCAGCGTCATTGGTCAGTCGCGCGGCAATGGAACGAGGAAATCCTGGATGCCATCCGGCTGGACAATCCCCGTCCCGGCGTCCACGCACGCAACCTTTTCCATCTCTCGCTCGCGATGTACGACGCGTGGACGGCCTATGGCGGCGAGTCAAAGCCTTATCTCACGGCTGAACATCCCGCATCCACGGATATCGAGCATGACCGCAGAATCGCCATCAGCTATGCGGCCTACCGGCTCCTGTCCCGGCGCTACTCGGAAAAACTCGCCCTGGGCTCTGTGACTTCGCAGGCCCGCTTCGATTCCCGCATGGCCAGGCTGGGCCTGGACCCCGGCTTTACCGACACCGCCGGAAACACGCCCGCCGCGCTGGGAAACCGGATCGCCGCGGCGGTGCTCGCCTTCGGCGACCGGGACGGCGCCGGCGAAGCCGCCAACTACCAGGACCTCACCTATACGCCGGTGAACAAGCCCTTGATCGTGAAGCTGCCGGGGATAGACCTCACCGATCCCTCGGACCCCGGCTACCACCTCGATCCCAATCGCTGGCAGCCGCTTGCCCTGGACAAGACCGTTTCCCAGAACGGAATTCCGTTGCCCGGCAAGGTCCAGACGTTCATCGGATCACAATGGGGCGGAGTGATTCCCTTCGCCCTCCCGGATGCCGCCACGGCGGAAGCGCTTTACGATCCCGGCCCGCCGCCCCGGCTCGGCGGCGAGGGAGATGCGGAATACAAGGCGCAGGCGCTCCGCGTGATCGAGCTGGCCAGCCAACTGGCGGCGGACGACGGGGCGACGATGGACATCTCGCCCGCGTCCCTCGGCAACAACCCGCTTGGCTCGAACGAGGGGACGGGCCATCCCGTCAATCCGGCGACCGGCCAGCCCTACACGCCGCAGGTCGTCCCGCGCGGCGATTTCGGACGATTGGTTGCTGAATTCTGGGCGGACGGACCGCATTCGGAGACCCCGCCCGGCCACTGGAACGCCATCGCCAATGCCGTTGCGGACTCGCCCGGGTTCCCACGCCGTATCGGCGGCGCCGGCCCGGAACTCGACCCGCTGGAATGGGACGTGAAGACCTATTTCGCCCTCAACGGCGCGCTTCATGACGCCGCCATCGCCTGCTGGGGCAGCAAGCGGAAGTACGACGGCGTGCGCCCGATCACCATGATCCGCTATATGGCCAAGAAGGGTCAGTCGTCCGACCCGTCCCTGCCCTCCTACAGCCCGCAGGGACTGCCGCTCAAGCCCGGCCTGGTCGAACTCATCACCCCGGAAACCGCGGCTCCGGGCGGACGTCATGCGGAACTGGTCTCCGCCGAAACCGGCGGCAGGATCGGCGACGTCGCCGTGCTGTCATGGCCGGGCAGCCCGCCCGATCCCCAAACCCAGGTCAGCGGGGTGCACTGGGTCCTGGGCACCGCTTGGCTGCCTTATCAGCGCAGGACTTTCGTCACACCCGCCTTTCCCGGCTACATTTCGGGTCACAGCACCTTCAGCCGGGCAGCTGCCGAAGTGCTGGCGGCGCTTACCGGCAGCCCCTACTTTCCGGGGGGGCTGATGGAGTTCGCCGCACGAAAAGACAACTATCTCATCCACGAACGCGGACCTTCCGTCGACCTGCGGCTGCAATGGGCGAGCTACTTCGATGCCGCTGACCAGGCCGGGCAATCCAGACTGTGGGGCGGGATTCACGTCGAGGCGGATGACTTCGCCGGACGCAGGATAGGTCAACAGGTCGGCCGCAAAGCCTTCGCCAAGGCGATGGAATATTTCGGCGGAGCAGCAGACCGGTAG
- a CDS encoding addiction module protein, whose protein sequence is MERLWADLTQADPSFDSPHGHEPILRDREAALAGGTMGVSDWEEAKERIRRNVACK, encoded by the coding sequence ATGGAACGCCTCTGGGCGGATCTGACTCAAGCAGACCCGTCCTTCGATTCCCCCCATGGGCATGAGCCCATCCTGCGGGATCGTGAAGCGGCTTTGGCCGGGGGGACAATGGGCGTGTCCGATTGGGAAGAGGCCAAGGAAAGAATCCGCCGAAACGTCGCGTGCAAGTAA
- a CDS encoding cytochrome c3 family protein, with amino-acid sequence MNTPHPATETHPARRLFGVPLLALAVALAPQAVSAAAKIKVAKAAWSDKAGTLTIAGKAKGGSGAIEIYDINGRRLGSGQGGSFALTLSRQDLAGVPCAVRVQSGDTEAIKPVKGAPKSCAGVPVCSIVSPGQGTVVQVGVETHFEATATAKDPAALPFKYEWDFGGGAMGFPAGTLAQSGSVGEHATFVRDHGIYRVRFVATDALGRRCEDSIAVSVGQAPAAPPAAASLAAASVQAAPKFGSELEGKAGDVVVLPFAHSAAMGQGVMNLDAGNPWPGFFHLNAIAYTKARQPLNVEADAYELFYSAAVNPADPVGADSINSTSRNYPVDSSFGQAQIRKTDMWEAQEGWETTAGYEPFWTVDEKTPTVSPLWKEPPTITKILNAAFPDMWGQGADWTWYLARNSVPDEGYLTGKFETRMTGNPADKDNFKGGLMPGKDNPYQANTPQAFPTREADTQAFLALGIPLTDMDDQGRVNPFPVMRVEARSKSTGQTAAATDVAFNTAKDVRCSECHVYGGIGADPTVKRYLRPQKKDASGNPVFDGYGNKVLLAGEQNPRVEYFPDYMNSNPKSLEEKESEAFWNQYAIHAFMELEDRTGALLDDWDPDGDGIAGEGNDHPWENGLRYIKQFKAPEPCQWCHQSAYLNECGYGTTNWDGLEYGPSEHRFHGRIQVDGQGKVIRDALGRPLMWDDQGTGKTNPNSLFPVVDKQGNKVAMEQNCLKCHVGASQKGYHDPMYSAGVQCADCHGDMLAVGNVFPKKAQGDQPRNAKGELVDPTKLDEQGNPTPVHRVDYLDQPNCGSCHTGNGNEAVRKLAYDPADPAATPLLPENPRFAVNSAKIAFNYLDWDMNRVDKSYDLPLFRKSLDTHGKVPCAACHGSTHAIWPIKEPGANENVTALQLQGHTGPILECNVCHTADSFAKLEDLDGGQYSGHAKPGILGGPHDMHPVNDPNWWKQAEGDVANSDGTTYGGWHNDYAKMAGANGEDQCAACHGNDHKGTRLSKTPVDRVFDFRGFDAKKLKKAGFKAKVVKVAAGTPIGCDTCHSLETSFKGAPGR; translated from the coding sequence ATGAATACCCCTCATCCTGCTACGGAGACGCATCCTGCCCGGCGCCTCTTCGGAGTTCCGCTGCTCGCACTGGCCGTGGCGCTGGCGCCGCAAGCGGTCTCGGCCGCGGCCAAGATCAAGGTCGCCAAAGCGGCCTGGTCGGACAAGGCCGGCACCCTGACGATCGCCGGCAAGGCCAAGGGCGGCAGTGGCGCCATCGAGATCTACGACATCAATGGCCGGCGCCTGGGCAGCGGCCAGGGCGGCAGTTTCGCGTTGACGCTCAGCCGCCAGGACTTGGCGGGCGTCCCTTGCGCGGTGAGGGTTCAGTCCGGCGACACCGAGGCGATCAAGCCGGTGAAGGGGGCGCCCAAATCCTGCGCCGGCGTGCCTGTCTGCAGCATCGTCAGTCCGGGGCAGGGTACTGTGGTCCAGGTCGGCGTGGAGACCCATTTCGAAGCCACCGCCACAGCCAAGGACCCGGCTGCCTTACCGTTCAAGTACGAGTGGGATTTCGGCGGCGGTGCCATGGGTTTCCCTGCCGGCACACTGGCCCAATCCGGCTCGGTCGGCGAACACGCGACTTTCGTCCGCGATCATGGCATTTATCGGGTCCGCTTCGTGGCGACCGACGCATTGGGGCGCCGATGCGAAGATTCGATAGCCGTCAGCGTCGGCCAGGCGCCGGCCGCTCCGCCGGCAGCGGCGTCCCTCGCGGCGGCCTCGGTGCAGGCGGCCCCCAAATTTGGCAGCGAGCTGGAGGGCAAGGCCGGCGACGTCGTGGTCCTCCCTTTCGCGCACAGCGCGGCGATGGGGCAGGGCGTCATGAACCTGGATGCGGGCAACCCCTGGCCCGGTTTCTTCCATCTCAATGCCATCGCGTACACCAAGGCGCGCCAGCCCTTGAACGTCGAGGCGGACGCCTATGAACTCTTCTATTCGGCTGCGGTGAATCCCGCCGATCCCGTCGGGGCCGATTCCATCAACAGCACCAGCCGGAACTATCCGGTCGATTCTTCCTTCGGCCAGGCCCAGATCAGGAAGACCGACATGTGGGAGGCCCAGGAAGGCTGGGAGACCACGGCAGGCTACGAGCCGTTCTGGACGGTTGACGAGAAAACGCCGACGGTTTCGCCCTTGTGGAAGGAGCCGCCCACCATCACCAAGATATTGAACGCTGCCTTTCCCGACATGTGGGGGCAAGGTGCCGACTGGACCTGGTACCTGGCCCGCAATTCGGTGCCGGACGAAGGCTATCTCACCGGCAAGTTCGAGACCCGGATGACCGGCAACCCTGCCGACAAGGATAATTTCAAGGGCGGTCTCATGCCGGGTAAGGACAATCCTTACCAGGCCAACACGCCGCAGGCGTTCCCGACCCGCGAGGCGGATACCCAGGCCTTCCTGGCACTGGGAATACCTTTGACCGACATGGATGACCAGGGCCGGGTCAATCCCTTCCCGGTGATGCGGGTGGAGGCCAGGAGCAAATCCACCGGACAGACCGCCGCGGCCACGGACGTCGCGTTCAATACCGCCAAGGATGTGCGCTGCAGCGAATGCCACGTCTATGGCGGCATCGGTGCCGACCCCACTGTCAAACGCTATCTGCGGCCGCAGAAAAAGGACGCGTCGGGCAATCCCGTTTTCGATGGCTACGGCAACAAGGTATTGCTGGCCGGAGAACAGAATCCGCGAGTGGAATATTTCCCCGACTACATGAATTCCAACCCCAAGAGCCTGGAAGAAAAGGAGAGTGAAGCCTTTTGGAACCAGTACGCGATTCATGCCTTCATGGAGCTGGAGGACCGCACCGGCGCATTGCTGGACGACTGGGACCCCGATGGTGATGGCATCGCCGGCGAAGGGAACGATCACCCCTGGGAGAACGGCCTGCGCTACATCAAGCAGTTCAAGGCGCCCGAACCCTGCCAATGGTGCCACCAATCCGCCTATCTGAACGAATGCGGCTACGGCACCACCAACTGGGACGGACTGGAATACGGGCCTTCCGAACACCGTTTCCACGGCCGCATCCAGGTGGACGGCCAGGGCAAGGTGATCCGCGATGCCCTGGGCCGGCCGCTGATGTGGGACGACCAGGGGACGGGCAAGACCAACCCCAACTCGCTGTTCCCGGTCGTGGACAAGCAGGGCAACAAGGTGGCCATGGAGCAGAACTGCCTGAAATGCCACGTGGGCGCCAGCCAGAAGGGCTATCACGACCCTATGTACAGCGCCGGGGTCCAGTGCGCGGACTGCCACGGCGACATGCTGGCGGTGGGGAACGTCTTCCCCAAGAAGGCTCAGGGTGACCAGCCGAGGAACGCCAAGGGCGAACTGGTCGATCCCACCAAGCTCGATGAACAGGGCAATCCGACTCCGGTGCATCGGGTCGACTACCTCGATCAGCCGAACTGCGGCTCCTGCCATACCGGCAACGGAAACGAAGCGGTGCGCAAGCTGGCCTACGATCCCGCCGACCCCGCGGCCACGCCGCTGTTGCCGGAGAATCCGCGGTTCGCCGTCAACAGTGCAAAGATCGCGTTCAACTATCTCGACTGGGACATGAACCGGGTGGACAAGAGCTACGATCTGCCCTTGTTCCGAAAGAGCCTGGACACCCACGGCAAGGTGCCCTGCGCGGCCTGCCACGGCTCGACCCATGCCATCTGGCCGATCAAGGAGCCCGGCGCCAACGAGAACGTGACCGCGCTGCAGCTTCAGGGCCACACCGGTCCCATCCTGGAGTGTAACGTCTGCCACACGGCGGATTCGTTCGCCAAGCTGGAAGACCTGGACGGCGGGCAGTACAGCGGCCACGCCAAGCCAGGCATCCTGGGCGGACCGCACGACATGCATCCGGTCAACGATCCGAACTGGTGGAAGCAGGCCGAAGGCGACGTCGCCAACAGCGACGGCACGACCTACGGCGGCTGGCACAACGACTACGCCAAGATGGCGGGCGCGAATGGCGAAGATCAGTGCGCCGCCTGCCACGGCAATGATCACAAAGGGACGCGTCTGTCCAAGACGCCGGTGGACCGGGTATTCGACTTCCGCGGCTTCGACGCCAAGAAGCTGAAGAAGGCTGGGTTCAAGGCCAAGGTCGTCAAAGTGGCCGCCGGCACGCCGATCGGCTGCGACACCTGCCACAGCCTGGAGACCAGCTTCAAGGGGGCGCCGGGGCGTTAA
- the ccmD gene encoding heme exporter protein CcmD, which produces MNFQEFFHMGGYAVYVWTSYGLCFAVLAFNLIAPLRRKNELLKSLRRQLKPESRR; this is translated from the coding sequence ATGAATTTTCAAGAGTTCTTCCATATGGGTGGCTACGCCGTCTACGTGTGGACTTCCTATGGCCTGTGTTTCGCCGTACTCGCCTTCAACCTGATCGCTCCGCTGCGCCGGAAAAACGAACTGCTGAAAAGCCTTCGCCGCCAGTTGAAGCCGGAGTCCCGCCGATGA